A single genomic interval of Halichondria panicea chromosome 2, odHalPani1.1, whole genome shotgun sequence harbors:
- the LOC135330936 gene encoding ATP-binding cassette sub-family C member 4-like: MDSRDQSGVSATEKKSKEAEHKLEEEEEERVELESYKEDVTPARKRPRDRRSGANFLSRVLFVWLDALFCTGVKHDLQEDDLSLCPEEVESERLYKKFNKHWQFELERHNSGKKPRLFMALIKTSWWRFIIQGILITFEVILLNCQPIVLGYLSGFFAQLGTLNLAEQVNNTECYSNVPLEIVSTRDAYLFAGGLVLLALLSLLVHAHAFLIGQKMGMLWRVTATTAIHKKLLSLSQVTIGKISAGHVINLSSNDVHRFDMALQFFHYVWIAPFQATAFCYLVYVKFGWSAFIGVFFMILTIISFNFLLPNFSPIIGLRQRGSQTNVCMS, encoded by the exons ATGGATAGTCGAGACCAGTCAGGGGTAAGTGCTACTGAGAAGAAGAGCAAGGAAGCAGAACACAAgttggaggaggaggaggaggagagagtAGAGCTAGAGAGCTACAAAGAAGATGTCACTCCAGCCAGAAAGAGACCTAGGGATCGTCGCTCTGGTGCTAATTTCTTATCGAGAGTGCTCTTTGT TTGGCTGGATGCGTTGTTCTGCACTGGAGTTAAACATGACCTTCAAGAGGACGACCTCAGTTTGTGTCCTGAGGAGGTGGAATCTGAGAGACTGTACAAAAAGTTTAACAA GCATTGGCAGTTTGAGCTTGAGCGGCACAATAGTGGGAAAAAGCCGCGTCTATTCATGGCCTTGATCAAAACCTCCTGGTGGAGATTTATCATTCAAGGAATACTAATTACATTTGAA GTGATATTGCTCAATTGCCAACCCATTGTCCTTGGATATTTGAGTGGATTCTTTGCCCAGCTGGGAACCTTGAATCTGGCTGAGCAGGTCAACAATACAGAGTGCTACAGTAACGTCCCACTGGAGATCGTCAGTACCAGGGACGCCTACCTGTTTGCTGGGG GTCTTGTGCTTCTCGCTCTCTTAAGCCTTTTGGTGCATGCTCACGCATTCTTGATTGGCCAGAAGATGGGAATGCTTTGGAGGGTCACAGCCACCACAGCCATTCATAAAAAG CTCCTCTCTCTCAGTCAAGTGACTATCGGTAAAATATCCGCTGGTCATGTGATTAACCTTTCATCCAATGATGTGCACCGATTTGACATG GCTCTCCAGTTTTTCCACTACGTGTGGATAGCACCGTTTCAAGCGACTGCCTTCTGCTATCTAGTCTACGTCAAATTTGGTTGGAGTGCTTTTATAGGAGTCTTCTTCATGATATTAACCATAATTTCATTCAATTTTTTGCTGCCAAACTTTTCGCCTATTATAG GTTTAAGGCAGCGAGGATCACAGACAAACGTGTGCATGTCATGA